From Paraflavitalea devenefica, the proteins below share one genomic window:
- a CDS encoding FecR family protein produces MLSIEERIHELIIKYLEENLSLNETSELDHWIHASPNNKALFEELTNPEKLRRLLNEWQESEKYLQSRRIISEETKIISFQNRRRRNFWIAAASITFLITTCAYLYFRSDAGKKEIEITATSPVILPANGNAILTLSNGKQLILENLADGELKAQEASAIYKSGEKLSYTGGSPDEAIAFNTISTAKGKQYQVQLSDGSRIWMNAQSSMTFPVSFPENERIIEVEGEIYLEVAKNINKPFKVKANNTIIEVKGTHFNVSAYKEDDQVQVTLIEGSVLVSTANRHVILQPSEQSITNRSGHIEKNEGANVQQAIAWTRREFYFHDTTLGSIFREISRWYDIQLRVEGVDLNKRLVARISRNSSLDEVLNILSATDLVHFKRESNNTILALP; encoded by the coding sequence ATGCTATCAATAGAAGAGCGAATACATGAATTGATAATCAAATACTTGGAGGAGAATTTGTCCCTCAATGAGACCAGTGAACTGGATCATTGGATTCATGCGTCGCCCAACAATAAGGCTCTTTTCGAAGAGCTTACCAATCCTGAAAAACTGCGCCGGCTGTTAAATGAATGGCAGGAATCGGAAAAATACCTGCAATCCCGTAGAATTATTTCAGAAGAAACCAAGATAATTTCTTTTCAGAACAGGAGGAGAAGAAATTTTTGGATAGCCGCCGCATCCATCACCTTCTTGATAACAACATGTGCTTACCTTTACTTTCGCTCTGATGCCGGCAAAAAGGAAATTGAAATCACGGCCACTTCTCCGGTTATACTACCAGCAAATGGCAATGCTATCCTCACTCTTTCAAATGGAAAGCAACTTATTCTGGAAAATTTAGCCGATGGTGAACTTAAAGCACAAGAGGCTTCCGCTATTTATAAATCCGGCGAAAAATTATCCTACACCGGAGGTTCCCCAGATGAAGCAATCGCTTTTAATACCATTTCAACAGCTAAGGGAAAGCAATACCAGGTGCAATTGTCTGATGGTTCCAGGATTTGGATGAACGCTCAATCTTCTATGACCTTCCCTGTTAGTTTTCCTGAAAATGAAAGGATCATTGAAGTTGAAGGTGAGATCTACCTGGAAGTGGCGAAAAATATAAATAAACCCTTTAAGGTAAAAGCGAATAATACCATCATTGAGGTTAAAGGAACACATTTTAATGTATCTGCCTACAAGGAAGATGACCAGGTACAGGTAACGCTAATTGAAGGTTCGGTACTGGTTTCAACAGCCAACCGGCATGTAATACTACAACCATCAGAACAATCAATAACCAACAGAAGTGGTCACATTGAAAAAAATGAAGGCGCCAATGTACAGCAAGCTATTGCATGGACCAGGCGGGAATTCTATTTTCACGACACTACGTTGGGATCGATATTTCGCGAAATTTCCCGGTGGTATGATATTCAATTGCGTGTGGAGGGAGTTGATCTCAATAAACGACTTGTGGCGAGAATATCAAGAAATAGCTCACTGGACGAAGTACTGAATATTCTTTCAGCAACCGATCTGGTACATTTTAAGCGGGAAAGCAACAACACTATCCTTGCATTGCCATAA
- a CDS encoding TlpA family protein disulfide reductase, producing the protein MHISLLLRSITFATISIACGSSIVNGQSLTSVNRLSPVYSHKAPAEIKSLKIGDAVPDIKIDGVINHSDSSINITDFNDKLLIIDFWESWCSSCVAALPKLQKLQEEYQDQVQVITVTRYDSKQQMTKHLSYNKQLKKFSLPTVIHDKVLHKYFPFVSVSHVIWIYKGVVIGQTGSEHFTSAFVKEALAGMASRWPVKNDLLSFDYKKPLLSYTNRELVKPRLLFYSALTGALEGVHFSADRIVDSAQNSITYNYLNVPLIDLCKGAIKGDISGDYDLKEVKFNVSNTNKFDTDNNTNSFYWTAKNTSSNTFCYSISLPLTLSAIERKRAISRDLHHWLSVGLGINVSQGPLPTPCLIIRRKLNTNLTPLKEKAVGEQIVVSDKDVHFINMSVQDIIVHLNNNERNLPFIYNESGVPDSLKFTLILSVPALSNFNDFKKDMERQGFDVQLEQRERMMYIISE; encoded by the coding sequence ATGCATATTTCCTTACTGCTTCGTAGCATAACGTTCGCAACAATATCTATTGCCTGCGGCAGCAGTATAGTGAACGGGCAGTCGCTCACATCGGTCAACCGTTTATCGCCAGTTTATAGCCATAAAGCCCCGGCAGAGATCAAGTCATTGAAAATCGGGGACGCAGTGCCTGACATTAAGATTGACGGCGTAATTAACCACAGTGATTCTTCTATTAATATCACTGACTTCAACGATAAGCTGCTGATCATAGATTTTTGGGAAAGCTGGTGCAGCTCTTGCGTAGCAGCGCTTCCCAAACTACAAAAACTTCAGGAAGAATATCAAGACCAGGTGCAGGTAATAACAGTGACGCGGTATGATTCAAAACAACAAATGACCAAACATTTAAGCTATAACAAACAACTTAAAAAGTTTTCACTTCCGACAGTAATTCATGATAAGGTTCTACATAAATACTTCCCCTTCGTTTCAGTATCTCATGTTATCTGGATCTATAAAGGTGTAGTCATTGGTCAGACAGGTTCAGAACACTTTACCTCCGCCTTCGTGAAAGAAGCACTTGCAGGAATGGCCAGTCGCTGGCCTGTTAAAAATGACCTGTTGTCCTTTGACTATAAAAAGCCTTTACTAAGCTATACCAACCGGGAGTTGGTGAAACCTAGGTTACTCTTTTATTCAGCATTGACCGGAGCATTGGAAGGTGTTCATTTCAGCGCAGACAGAATTGTGGATTCCGCCCAAAATAGCATAACCTATAACTATTTAAATGTTCCGCTCATTGACCTGTGCAAGGGCGCCATTAAAGGAGATATTTCAGGGGATTATGACTTGAAAGAAGTCAAATTTAATGTTTCGAACACCAATAAATTTGATACTGACAACAACACTAACAGCTTTTATTGGACGGCTAAAAATACTTCCTCCAACACTTTTTGTTATTCTATTTCCTTACCACTAACATTGTCTGCCATCGAACGTAAAAGAGCTATAAGCCGAGATTTACATCACTGGTTATCGGTGGGACTGGGAATCAACGTGTCTCAAGGACCATTGCCAACCCCGTGTCTCATTATTCGCAGAAAGCTCAATACCAATCTTACTCCTTTAAAAGAAAAGGCTGTGGGAGAGCAAATCGTGGTCTCAGACAAGGACGTTCATTTTATTAATATGAGCGTTCAGGACATTATTGTCCATCTGAACAATAACGAGCGAAATCTCCCCTTTATTTACAATGAATCTGGCGTTCCTGACAGCTTGAAATTTACGTTGATACTATCTGTACCCGCCTTATCCAATTTTAACGATTTTAAGAAGGACATGGAAAGGCAGGGGTTTGATGTGCAACTGGAACAAAGGGAACGGATGATGTACATAATATCGGAGTAA
- a CDS encoding RNA polymerase sigma factor, with the protein MNKNSPPPDDLIERIKQKDEQAYRTVHAQFYLPLFQFTYGLLKDRPTAEDIVSSSFIKAWKMSERFDTLNNLKAFLLTVCRHEAYDFLRYHHGQTEKHTILHDDLEKFLENKVLDEDISHALIRSEVINTIFQEIKKLPGQRKEVITLLFIEGLDTREVSRRMGLSEGSVRSTKAKALEQLRNNPLLKKLLLAVTLLIRLAA; encoded by the coding sequence ATGAATAAAAACAGTCCGCCTCCAGATGACCTGATTGAAAGAATTAAACAAAAGGACGAACAGGCCTATAGGACTGTACATGCTCAATTTTATTTGCCATTATTCCAATTTACTTATGGTTTGCTGAAGGACCGGCCTACTGCGGAAGATATTGTTTCCTCATCTTTTATAAAAGCCTGGAAAATGAGCGAACGCTTTGATACGCTAAATAATTTAAAGGCTTTTTTGCTGACTGTTTGTCGCCATGAGGCATACGACTTTTTAAGGTACCACCACGGACAAACAGAAAAGCACACGATCCTACACGACGACCTGGAAAAATTTTTAGAAAACAAGGTTTTGGATGAAGATATCTCACATGCGCTGATCCGATCAGAAGTCATTAATACCATTTTTCAGGAAATCAAAAAACTCCCGGGTCAACGAAAGGAGGTAATTACCCTGCTGTTTATAGAAGGACTTGATACACGTGAGGTGTCCAGGCGGATGGGGCTTTCAGAAGGATCCGTAAGAAGCACTAAAGCTAAAGCCCTGGAGCAACTGCGCAACAACCCTCTCTTAAAAAAACTGCTTTTGGCCGTTACACTACTTATCCGGCTCGCGGCCTAA
- a CDS encoding arginine deiminase family protein, with translation MTKKDKTILHVASEVGTLKRLLVHSPDSGLGRVVPSKAQDWLFEDIVHLDTIRRKEYDYYTKILLYFLDPDKIKGRLQEIDAPDSKRNFYKPEKPGFFRSEKVIELEWLLAEVLEDHEIRLKLVASVCAVEGCSYTTQTQLLELPPAQLSKVIISGTLAGDDLLFPPIPNFIFTRDIGIVINDYVLLNKPAKKARTREALLAKYIFFNHPLFERYRDNILEIPDTFHHFLLPRDGDEKKVTLEGGDVMVVSKDHLLIGVSERTSMEAAHQVINLLFDKNIVKKITMIKIPKKRDYMHIDTIFTQVRRDVWVMLGAFSKKVMKHEDDDAVERILEGGLKKDEKIKIIQFRKKTIEEPAYFDNLEELLTDISRNDLGCEGKIRFIYSGNNKFPYDTREQWTDSCNLLALKEGVVLGYDRNDKTVEAFREAGFTIVPVKELLEQFEQGTVAPGDLKNTVILMPSAELSRARGGFHCMSMPLVREEM, from the coding sequence ATGACTAAAAAAGATAAGACCATTTTACACGTTGCTTCCGAAGTAGGTACATTAAAACGATTGCTGGTACATAGTCCCGACAGCGGCCTGGGCCGCGTAGTTCCCTCCAAAGCGCAGGACTGGTTATTTGAAGACATTGTACACCTTGATACCATCCGCCGCAAGGAATATGATTATTACACCAAGATACTGCTCTACTTCCTGGACCCTGACAAGATCAAAGGCAGGTTGCAGGAGATAGATGCGCCCGACAGTAAACGTAATTTTTACAAACCGGAGAAACCCGGCTTTTTCCGCAGCGAGAAAGTAATTGAACTGGAATGGCTGCTGGCCGAAGTATTGGAAGATCATGAGATCCGCCTCAAACTCGTAGCCTCTGTATGCGCCGTGGAAGGATGCTCCTATACCACACAAACACAGTTGCTGGAACTGCCACCCGCACAGCTATCAAAAGTCATCATCAGCGGCACGCTGGCCGGGGATGACCTGCTGTTCCCTCCTATTCCTAATTTTATCTTTACCCGTGATATTGGTATTGTGATCAACGATTATGTACTACTGAATAAGCCTGCCAAGAAAGCACGTACCCGCGAGGCCCTGCTGGCCAAATATATCTTCTTCAACCATCCGCTGTTTGAACGTTACCGCGATAACATCCTCGAAATACCAGATACCTTTCACCATTTCCTTTTGCCCAGGGATGGCGATGAAAAAAAGGTCACGCTGGAAGGCGGTGATGTAATGGTGGTGAGTAAAGATCACCTGCTCATCGGTGTCAGTGAACGCACCAGCATGGAAGCGGCCCACCAGGTCATCAACCTGTTGTTTGATAAGAACATTGTGAAGAAGATCACCATGATCAAGATCCCCAAAAAACGCGACTACATGCATATTGATACCATCTTTACGCAGGTACGGCGCGATGTATGGGTGATGCTGGGCGCCTTCTCCAAAAAAGTAATGAAACACGAGGACGATGATGCCGTAGAACGCATACTGGAAGGTGGATTGAAAAAGGACGAGAAAATCAAGATCATCCAGTTCCGTAAAAAAACGATCGAGGAGCCAGCATACTTTGACAACCTCGAAGAACTGCTCACAGACATCAGCCGAAATGACCTGGGTTGTGAAGGCAAAATAAGATTCATTTATTCCGGCAACAATAAATTCCCCTACGATACCAGGGAACAGTGGACGGATAGCTGCAACCTGCTGGCCCTGAAAGAAGGGGTGGTACTGGGCTATGACCGCAATGATAAAACCGTGGAGGCTTTCCGCGAAGCAGGATTTACCATTGTACCCGTGAAGGAATTGCTGGAACAATTTGAGCAGGGCACTGTTGCCCCCGGCGATCTCAAAAATACAGTGATCCTCATGCCATCAGCAGAACTGTCCCGCGCCCGGGGTGGCTTCCATTGTATGAGCATGCCGCTTGTAAGAGAAGAGATGTAG
- a CDS encoding OsmC family protein encodes MKRTGTAHWNGNLKEGKGVLSSQSTTLNKTQYSFKTRFEEGVGTNPEELLATAHAGCFTMAVSAVLSQAGFKPGDLETQAILDLDMVGLKINGIHLELTASAIEGVSPEKFQEIAEGAKANCIISKALSVPITLSVTYQ; translated from the coding sequence ATGAAACGTACAGGAACCGCCCATTGGAACGGTAATTTAAAAGAAGGCAAAGGTGTTCTTTCTTCACAAAGTACCACCTTGAATAAAACGCAATATTCTTTCAAAACACGCTTTGAAGAAGGTGTTGGCACTAACCCTGAAGAACTGCTGGCTACTGCTCATGCAGGCTGTTTTACCATGGCAGTAAGCGCGGTCCTTTCACAGGCTGGTTTTAAGCCCGGCGACCTGGAAACCCAGGCCATCCTCGATCTGGACATGGTAGGTCTTAAGATCAATGGTATCCACCTCGAATTAACTGCCTCCGCTATCGAAGGCGTATCACCCGAAAAGTTCCAGGAAATAGCAGAAGGCGCCAAAGCCAACTGTATTATCTCCAAAGCATTGAGCGTTCCTATTACTTTAAGTGTAACTTATCAATAA
- a CDS encoding RagB/SusD family nutrient uptake outer membrane protein, giving the protein MCTTIIKKLFYCLVIIATLPGCKKYLDKKSDSRLSTPGSLKDLQAIIDNYTANNQSFPMLNNGTDEYYLTPGNLNTLDPAARQSYIWESKTDASVDWTTIGYKTVFYANTVLDNLEKVDVKGKEDMAMSIKGAALFYRGFAFYNLSQIFAPPYDPATSKSDLGIPLRLNADFNEQSRRATVEETYKQVLDDLQSATTLLKNTPPPSEPLYKTRPTQTAALALLARIYLQMGNYTLALQNCQEALNLYDTLMIYKDATTFGGNTPFKVFNPEVILYTFTFGANNGYYFVSTVDTTLFASYSLNDLRRQAFFGKRSNGTYFFKGSYNGTRTNLFNGLTVDELYLIKAECQARLNNTTEAIAALNHLLERRWKANSFVAYQAADASEALGLILQERKKELVNRGIRWSDLRRLNKESQYAITLTRKLDDQVYQLPPNDLRYTYLIPEQVIVMSGIEQNKR; this is encoded by the coding sequence ATGTGCACAACTATTATAAAGAAATTGTTTTATTGCCTGGTAATCATTGCTACCCTACCGGGTTGTAAAAAGTATCTTGATAAAAAATCGGATTCCCGGCTTAGCACTCCCGGGTCGCTCAAAGACCTGCAGGCCATTATTGACAATTATACCGCAAATAATCAATCTTTTCCCATGCTCAATAATGGGACTGACGAATATTATCTTACACCAGGTAATTTGAATACTTTAGATCCAGCAGCCAGGCAATCGTATATATGGGAATCAAAAACGGACGCTTCTGTAGACTGGACGACTATTGGATATAAGACTGTATTCTATGCCAATACGGTGTTAGATAATCTTGAAAAGGTTGATGTGAAAGGAAAAGAAGACATGGCCATGTCCATTAAGGGGGCTGCCCTTTTTTACAGGGGATTTGCTTTCTATAATCTATCACAAATCTTTGCCCCACCCTACGATCCGGCTACCAGTAAAAGTGATTTGGGTATCCCACTACGGCTGAATGCTGATTTTAACGAACAGTCCCGGCGGGCTACTGTTGAAGAAACGTACAAACAGGTATTGGATGACCTTCAAAGCGCTACTACTTTATTGAAAAATACGCCGCCACCATCCGAACCTTTATACAAAACCAGGCCTACCCAAACTGCCGCCCTGGCTCTTTTAGCCAGGATATATCTTCAAATGGGCAACTACACCTTGGCTTTACAAAATTGTCAGGAAGCGCTTAATTTATATGACACCTTAATGATCTATAAGGATGCTACTACATTTGGCGGGAATACCCCCTTTAAAGTGTTTAACCCTGAGGTAATATTATATACTTTCACTTTTGGCGCCAATAACGGATATTATTTTGTATCCACGGTAGATACCACTTTATTTGCTTCCTATTCCCTTAATGACCTAAGAAGGCAGGCCTTTTTTGGAAAGCGGTCCAACGGCACTTATTTCTTTAAAGGCAGCTACAATGGAACAAGAACCAATTTGTTTAATGGCTTAACTGTTGATGAGCTATACCTAATAAAAGCAGAATGCCAGGCACGCCTCAATAACACAACAGAAGCAATTGCTGCTTTAAACCATTTGCTGGAAAGACGGTGGAAAGCCAATAGCTTTGTGGCCTACCAGGCCGCGGATGCGTCCGAAGCATTGGGCCTGATCTTACAGGAAAGAAAAAAAGAATTGGTAAATCGTGGGATCCGGTGGTCTGATCTCAGGCGGCTCAATAAAGAGTCCCAATATGCTATCACTTTAACAAGGAAACTGGACGATCAGGTGTACCAACTTCCTCCCAACGACCTACGTTACACTTATTTGATCCCCGAGCAGGTAATCGTTATGTCGGGAATAGAACAGAATAAAAGGTAG
- a CDS encoding MauE/DoxX family redox-associated membrane protein — MKKTAFVDVIAAGFIFLFAYTAINKFLDIISLRIVLKDYPLIGNFYQWFAWGLPILEFCIVGLLLIRRTKIIGLYASLILMSLFTLYVTYLFIFAPNMPCTCGGMLQKLSWPGHLAFNLLSILLAAVAIILHKRSKTINNKITTPVLH; from the coding sequence ATGAAAAAAACTGCTTTCGTTGATGTAATAGCAGCCGGCTTTATTTTCCTGTTTGCCTATACTGCCATAAATAAGTTCCTGGATATCATCTCTCTTCGAATAGTATTGAAAGATTACCCGCTGATTGGAAATTTCTACCAATGGTTTGCATGGGGGCTACCCATTCTTGAATTTTGTATCGTTGGCCTGCTATTGATTCGAAGGACGAAAATAATTGGACTTTATGCTTCATTAATTTTGATGTCGTTATTTACTTTGTACGTGACTTATTTATTCATATTCGCTCCGAATATGCCTTGTACATGCGGAGGGATGCTGCAGAAACTTTCCTGGCCTGGGCATTTGGCATTTAATCTATTATCTATTCTTTTGGCGGCAGTGGCCATCATACTGCATAAAAGATCAAAGACAATTAATAATAAAATAACTACCCCGGTCCTCCATTAA
- a CDS encoding SusC/RagA family TonB-linked outer membrane protein gives MHVSGNGIAQNISLDLKDAPITKAFELIEKQTNFRFVYGTTEIRQAKSVTVQVSNINFEKALEACFKGQPFKYKILKTNIVVSLISSNQQEMFSSPQGINMGRLLNISGTVWNQNNEPVDGVSIRIKGSQRGTTTDANGFFAFKGIEGADTLVFTGVNVEDHETPVAGKSSLKIYLRNRVNAEEPVVINTGYQKIGPNRAAGSYDVINNEELNRRVGPDLLSRLEGVTTGILFDRRGVSGVESSLPLNNVLIRGLSTFSSTVQNPLIVVNNLPYEGDINNINPNDVASITVLKDAAAASIYGARGANGVIVITTKQGRYNQQTKVSVNSNISVTEKPDLFFFPSMSTSDFIDVETFLFEQGHYDGILSDMTTYTPVTPVVEILNKRREGLISDNDATAAIDALRKINVRNDFEKYIYRRAYSQQYAMNVSGGSPKIKYMLSGGYDKGLNNLVGVQNQRITLRADNTISPINNLDVRFGIAYTSSTSKNNSIGNFGTNAYDVGINYRLYPYAQLAAMDGAPLSIAKWYRTGFTDTAGGGKLLDWSYQPLNELNAIDNTNKNQDIVFNFAPTYKITNWLTAAVNYQYQRSNVELRKLYSENSFYTRDLINLFTTVQGNAVSRGIPLGGILSIRNQKMVSQAVNGQLNFSYNWKDKHKIIALAAGELRTTDIDVASAIYYGYDDITKSTSNVDFVNLLPQYGDFGNRRVPNSNGIFETADRFVSIFGNAAYTYDNKYTLTVSGRRDASNLFGVDINNKWKPFWSVGTAWELSRERFYQVNAVPYLKLRFTYGYQGNVNNTISPYTIIQLNDAAFSIVNQPYGIITRPGNPSLSWEKLSHLNLGLEFRILNNRISSTVDLYKKRSKNLILSKDIDPTSGVSSTLANSAGLTVKGADISISSLNFKGPFKWNTELLFSIVSNKVTDYGFPSNYVVGSTIETNGSIISFQKGHSPYSIYSLPSAGLDPTTGDPQGYLGKGISKDYFGILNQSYDTAQVTYHGSAIPLVFGSLNNQFSFKGVSLTVSISYRFKYYFRKNTIRYGALFDNGIMHPDYEKRWKQPGDEKTTTVPSMTYPDDPNRDQFYYLSSDNVRKADNVKLQYIRLGYALDKMIWKKSPFEKIEVYLYGNNLGILYRANDEKLDPDTNTGNEVFPNPKTFALGLKFDF, from the coding sequence ATGCATGTTTCCGGCAATGGTATTGCCCAAAACATTAGCCTGGACTTAAAAGATGCCCCGATCACAAAGGCATTTGAACTGATCGAGAAACAAACAAATTTCAGGTTTGTTTATGGCACAACAGAGATCAGACAAGCCAAATCAGTAACTGTGCAGGTATCTAATATTAATTTTGAAAAGGCACTGGAAGCCTGTTTTAAAGGGCAGCCTTTCAAGTATAAAATCTTAAAAACTAACATTGTTGTCAGCCTCATTTCCAGCAATCAGCAGGAGATGTTTTCTTCTCCCCAAGGAATTAATATGGGTCGCTTATTGAATATAAGCGGCACCGTCTGGAATCAGAACAATGAACCAGTGGACGGGGTCAGCATCAGGATCAAGGGCAGTCAACGTGGAACGACTACTGATGCCAATGGCTTTTTCGCTTTCAAAGGGATAGAAGGCGCCGATACATTGGTATTTACCGGCGTCAACGTAGAAGATCATGAAACTCCTGTTGCCGGTAAATCATCACTTAAAATATACCTGAGAAACAGGGTTAATGCAGAAGAACCAGTGGTCATTAATACGGGGTACCAGAAAATCGGACCGAACAGGGCGGCTGGTTCTTACGATGTCATCAACAATGAAGAATTGAATAGAAGAGTAGGCCCAGATCTGTTGAGCCGCCTGGAGGGCGTGACAACAGGCATCCTGTTCGACAGGCGCGGTGTTTCCGGCGTCGAATCCAGTTTGCCACTGAATAATGTTCTCATTCGCGGATTGAGCACATTTAGCTCAACGGTTCAGAACCCATTAATAGTAGTCAACAACCTACCCTACGAAGGCGACATCAACAATATCAACCCGAATGATGTGGCGAGTATAACCGTTTTGAAAGACGCTGCAGCCGCTTCTATTTATGGCGCCAGGGGCGCGAACGGCGTCATTGTGATCACTACCAAGCAGGGCAGGTATAACCAGCAAACCAAAGTTTCGGTCAATTCCAATATTTCGGTAACGGAAAAGCCTGATCTGTTTTTCTTTCCATCTATGTCCACCTCTGATTTTATTGATGTCGAGACGTTTTTATTTGAGCAGGGTCACTATGATGGAATTTTGAGCGATATGACCACCTATACTCCCGTAACCCCTGTTGTGGAAATCCTGAATAAAAGACGGGAAGGTTTAATATCCGACAATGATGCTACTGCTGCCATTGATGCTTTAAGAAAAATTAATGTACGGAATGATTTCGAGAAATACATATACCGGCGTGCCTACAGCCAGCAATATGCCATGAATGTAAGTGGAGGCAGTCCGAAAATAAAATATATGCTATCCGGCGGCTATGACAAAGGTTTAAACAATTTGGTGGGAGTACAAAATCAAAGGATAACGCTCCGGGCCGATAACACAATCTCGCCTATCAACAACCTGGATGTAAGATTTGGAATAGCTTATACTTCCAGTACTTCAAAAAATAACAGCATAGGAAACTTCGGCACCAATGCTTACGATGTGGGTATCAACTACCGGCTGTACCCCTACGCACAACTTGCAGCTATGGATGGCGCTCCTTTATCTATTGCCAAATGGTATAGAACAGGCTTTACAGATACAGCCGGTGGTGGGAAATTACTAGATTGGAGTTATCAACCGCTCAATGAGCTGAATGCCATTGACAATACGAACAAAAATCAAGATATAGTCTTCAATTTTGCGCCTACCTATAAAATTACGAACTGGCTGACGGCTGCTGTCAATTACCAATATCAAAGAAGTAACGTTGAACTTCGCAAGCTCTATTCAGAAAATTCGTTTTATACTCGCGATCTTATTAATTTATTTACCACTGTACAGGGCAATGCTGTATCCAGAGGCATCCCCTTGGGAGGCATACTTTCCATCAGAAATCAAAAAATGGTTTCCCAGGCAGTGAATGGGCAGTTAAACTTTTCCTACAACTGGAAAGATAAACACAAGATCATAGCATTGGCGGCAGGGGAATTAAGGACAACAGATATTGATGTAGCATCAGCTATCTATTATGGATACGATGATATTACAAAATCAACTTCCAATGTAGATTTTGTAAATCTCCTACCTCAATATGGTGATTTTGGCAATAGAAGGGTCCCCAACTCTAATGGGATATTTGAGACCGCAGACCGTTTTGTATCCATTTTTGGCAATGCAGCCTACACTTATGATAACAAGTACACCTTAACCGTCAGCGGCCGTAGGGATGCTTCCAATCTTTTTGGTGTAGATATCAATAATAAATGGAAGCCATTTTGGTCTGTGGGTACTGCCTGGGAATTGTCGAGGGAACGGTTTTACCAGGTGAATGCCGTGCCCTATTTAAAGCTAAGATTCACCTATGGCTATCAGGGAAATGTCAATAACACGATCTCCCCCTATACCATTATTCAATTAAATGATGCTGCTTTCAGTATTGTTAACCAGCCATACGGAATCATTACCAGGCCAGGGAACCCAAGTTTAAGCTGGGAAAAGTTATCTCATTTGAATTTAGGGTTGGAATTCAGGATATTGAATAACAGGATCAGCAGCACTGTTGACCTGTACAAGAAACGCTCGAAAAATCTCATCCTATCTAAGGATATAGATCCTACTTCGGGTGTCTCATCAACCCTTGCCAACAGTGCCGGCCTTACCGTAAAAGGCGCAGATATTTCCATAAGCTCTTTAAATTTCAAGGGTCCATTCAAATGGAACACGGAACTTTTGTTTTCTATAGTTTCTAACAAAGTCACAGACTATGGGTTTCCTTCGAATTATGTTGTAGGCAGTACTATTGAAACAAACGGGAGTATCATTTCCTTTCAAAAAGGTCATTCTCCTTATTCCATTTATAGCCTGCCTTCTGCCGGACTTGACCCTACCACAGGAGACCCGCAGGGCTATCTTGGCAAAGGGATAAGCAAAGACTATTTTGGCATCCTAAACCAATCGTACGATACAGCACAAGTGACCTATCACGGTTCTGCTATTCCGCTTGTATTTGGCTCCTTGAATAACCAGTTTTCGTTCAAAGGAGTATCATTGACAGTCAGTATCTCCTACCGATTCAAATACTACTTCAGGAAAAACACTATCAGGTATGGAGCGTTGTTTGACAATGGAATAATGCATCCCGATTACGAAAAAAGATGGAAGCAACCCGGAGATGAGAAAACAACCACTGTACCTTCCATGACCTATCCCGATGATCCAAACAGGGACCAGTTTTATTATTTGTCATCGGACAATGTACGAAAGGCAGATAATGTAAAGCTGCAGTACATCAGGCTGGGGTATGCATTGGATAAAATGATCTGGAAAAAAAGCCCTTTTGAGAAAATTGAAGTGTATTTGTATGGTAACAACCTGGGTATTTTATACCGGGCGAACGACGAAAAGCTGGATCCCGACACCAATACCGGAAATGAAGTTTTTCCGAACCCTAAAACTTTTGCACTCGGACTCAAATTTGATTTTTAG
- a CDS encoding helix-turn-helix domain-containing protein, whose translation MKEAITLSEEDFAKIRNAASIIESNLKYHYRIEDLAEKVWINKNKLKTGFKQEFGTGPYGYLMNKRMERSKELLLDSKNESLTSIALAMGFTGHYAETNFIKFFKKSTGHAPIEWKRLQLKLQNEHNKKRVSA comes from the coding sequence ATGAAAGAAGCAATCACCTTGTCCGAAGAAGATTTCGCCAAGATCCGCAATGCTGCAAGTATCATTGAAAGCAATCTAAAGTATCACTACCGTATTGAAGACCTTGCCGAAAAGGTCTGGATCAACAAAAACAAGCTCAAAACAGGTTTTAAGCAGGAGTTTGGGACAGGCCCTTATGGCTATCTCATGAATAAACGAATGGAGAGATCGAAGGAACTGCTGTTGGATAGTAAAAATGAATCACTCACCAGTATTGCACTGGCTATGGGATTTACCGGCCATTATGCAGAGACGAATTTTATCAAGTTTTTTAAGAAGTCTACCGGTCATGCGCCGATAGAATGGAAAAGGTTGCAATTGAAATTGCAAAATGAGCATAATAAAAAGCGGGTTTCTGCATAA